Genomic DNA from Rhodothermales bacterium:
GTCGCCCCAGGCTGCGCCCGTAGACGCCGTAACCCTGAGTACCTCGGGAACGCGCGCCTATACCGCGGCGGATACCGATCCGCCCGGCGCGCCCCTCGATGCCAGCACGGTGCGTACCAAGACCTTCCTCGCAACCGAGGCCATCGCTCAACATCCCGAGAACGCTGAAGTCCATCGCCCGGCCGCGCTCCAGTCGTTCCTCAAAGCCGGCGTCGCCGGCTGATACCTCCGTTTTTCCTGCCATGTGACCTGCACACTCCGCCGTCAGGGGGCGAGACCTGACGGCGGAGTGCTCCGCCTCCTCCGATGACACCGTACCAGACCGCGACACATGCCTATCAGGCCGGCCGCACCCTCGGCGCCCATCCGATCGATCTGATCCTGATGACGTATAACGAAGCGCTTGCAGGATGCTTCGAGAAAAACGGGCTGCGCGCACGTGGCGCCGTGGTCGCGCTCAAAAATAGCCTCGACCACGACCGGTTCACCAGTCTCTCGATGCATCTCGAGCACATCTACGATCATTGCCTGTATCTTATCCATAAACAGCAATTCGAGCAGAGCGCCCAGCTGCTGACCGAGATTCGGGACGCGTGGCGCGAAGCCCGCTCCAAGCAGACCGACGGCTGAACGCTTTTCCTGCGTGTGGCCGTCGCATTGACGTACACGCCCGATGGAAAGCACAGTCAAAACGCTTCTCTTCTCCTTTCTCCTGCTCGCCGGCTGCCAGCCCTCGCCGCCGACGCTCGATGCCGACACCATCGATGCCGCGCGGATCAACGGACGCGCCTCCCGCGAAGCCCTCCTCCACAGCTACCGGTATCTCAGGGGATGGATGCGCCATGCCGACCCCGCAACGGGGCTGATACCCCGCAACCTCGGGACCGACAGCACCATCTGGAATGCCTGGGACAGCGCCGCGGACAACTACCCCTTCCTCGTGCTCACCAGCCGGCTCACGGCCCGGCCGCTGTTCGACAGCCCCATGCACGCGATGCTCGATGCCGAGCGCCGGCTGACCACGCGCGCCGCCGGCCTTCCCGACGTCTATGACTTCCGCGCCGGCGCATTCGCCCACCCGGAGATCGACACGACGCGGCTGATCTTCGGCGCTTCCGAGTACATCAAGGACGGGTTGTTGCCGCTCACCGAATGGCTGGGCGAAAGCCCGTGGAGCGCGCGGATGATCGAGCTGCTCGACGCCATGTGGGCGGTTGCCCCCGTACCGACCGAATTCGGGCCGATCGTTTCGGAAAACGTCGAGGTAAACGGCGAGATGCTGCAGACGCTGTCGCGCGTCTACTGGATGACGGGTGACGAAAAATACCTGGACTGGGCGATGCGGCTGGGCGACTATTACCTCCTCGGCCGGCATCATCCCACGCGGGATCTCGAACGGCTCCGTCTGCGCGACCACGGCTGCGAGATCGTTTCCGGCCTTGTCGAATTGTACGTCACCACCCATTTCGCGCGGCCCGACAAAAAAGCGCGGTACGAGGCGCCCGTCCACGCGATGCTCGACCGGATCCTGGAGGTCGGCCGCGACGACACCGGCCTGTTTTACAACGTCATCGCCCCGAAAACCGGCGAGGTGATCCAGGCCGGCGCCGCCGACACCTGGGGGTATACCATGAACGGGCTCTATGCGGTGTACCTGATCGACGGCACGCCGGCGTATCGCGACGCCACGCTGAAGGCGCTGCGCGCGCTGCAGCCGCATTACGCGGACTACGACTGGGAGCACGGCAGCGCCGACGGCGACGCCGACGCGATCGAGAGCGCACTCAACCTCTACAACCGCGAGGCCGAGCCCGACGCCGGCGCATGGATCGATCGGCAGATCCGCCGTATGTGGGCCAAACAGCAGGCGGACGGCATCGTCGAGGGCTGGCATGGCGACGGCAACTTCGCGCGCACGTCGATCATGTACGCCTTCTGGAAGACGAAGGGCGTCCACGCCGAACCGTGGCGGGCCGACGTGCGGGTCGGCGGCGTGATGCGGGAGGATGGGTTGTACCTGAGCGTCTCCGCGGACAGCGCCTGGGACGGCCGGCTCTTTTTCGACCGCCCCCGCCATCGCGATGTGCTGCATCTGCCGATCGACTGGCCGCGCATCAACCAGTTTCCCGAGTGGTACACGGTCGATGCGACGCAGCGCTATCTCGTGTACGACATGAAGTCGGATGCCCGCACCCTCGTCGACGGCCGCCAGCTGCTCGAAGGCTTCCCGGTGTCCTTGCCTAAGGATGAGGAGCGGGCGCTCTACGTCAGGTCCTGGTGAAGGGCCCGCGCCGGCTGCCCGGTGCCAGCAGCAGGGCCGCTGTTGTCATCCCACGCGCCAGGTTGTAGATTAGCGGTACGACCCCAAGCTCACACCTCAATCGGTTTCCTATGTCGACTCATCGCCTGCGTCTTGCCGCGCTCCTGCTCGCGGGATGCCTTCCCGCCGTTGCCCTGGCGCAATCCGTACCGCCGCCCGCCATCCAGATCGCCGGCGCCGTGTCGCCGCTGCCGGACGACCTCAAGGACGGCGCCGCCGTGCTGGGCTACGGCGCGACTGGCGAAGACCTGATCACCCTCCGCGAGGGCACGAACGAGATGATCTGCCTGGCCGACAAGCCCGGGGATGATCGTTTCCAGGCGGCCTGCTATGCGCGCAGCCTCGAGCCGTTCATGGCGCGCGGCCGGGAGCTGGCGAAAGAAGGCAAGGACCGCGGCGCCAGCCGCGACATCCGCCGGCAGGAAGTCGAAGCCGGCACCCTGCGCATGCCGGATGGTCCCGCCGCGCTCTACCAGCTTTTCGGCCAGGCCGACAGCTTCAACACCACGACGGGCGAGGTAACCAACGTGCGCCCGCTCTACGTGATGTACATGCCCTTTGCGACGACCGAATCCACCGGGCTGTCCGCCGAACAACCCATGCCCGGCGCGCCCTGGCTGATGGACGCCGGCATGCCGTGGGCGCACATCATGTACTCGCCGCCGCAGCCCGGCAACTGATGATACGGGATGCTATGTGATGGATGCTGGCTATCGGATGGTGCCTCAAATCAGCGCATCTGCCGCCAGCATCCAGCATCTAACATCCCGCATCCTGCATCCTGCATCTCGCATCCCCCCTGACATCTCGCATCCAGCATCCCGCAGCCCTCCCCATGCGCCCCTACCTGATTGCCGAAGTCACCTGGAAATTCGTCCAGGAGAACCCCTACGCTGTGATCGTACTGCCCTGGGGAGCCACCGAGGCGCACAACTACCACCTGCCCTACGCCACCGACAACATCCAGAACGATTACGTCGCCGCCGAGGCCGCCCGCATCGCGTGGGCGAAAGGGGCGCGGGTCGGCGTGTTGCCGAACATCCCGTTCGGGGTCAACACCGGGCAGCTGGACATCACCCTCGACATCAACATGAACCCGAGCACGCAGTTTGCCGTGTTGCGGGACGTGGTCGATGCGCTCGCGCGGCAGGGCATCCCGAAACTCGTGGTGCTCAACGGGCACGGCGGGAACGACTTCAAGCAGATGCTGCGCGAGCTCCAGCCGCAGTTTCCCGGCATCTTCCTCTGCACCATGAACTGGTACAGCGCCGAGCCGTGGACGCCCTACTTCGAGGACCTCGGCGATCACGCCGGCGAGCTGGAGACCAGCGTCATGATGCACATCGCTCCGGAGCTCGTCCGCCCGCTCAGCGAGGCCGGCGACGGACGGCAGCACCCGTTCAAGATCCGCGCGTTGCGCGAAAAGTGGGCCTGGGCGCAGCGTGACTGGCTGAAGGCGACCGACGACACCGGCGCCGGCGATCCGGCCCGGGCCACGCCCGAAAAAGGCGCCCGCTACGTCGCGGCCGTCACGGAGCGCATCGCCGGCTTCTTCGTAGAACTCGCCGCGGCAGATACGTCGGACCTGTACGAATAGGTTGCAGGTTGCAGGTTACACGTTTCAGGTGGTTCCGGCCATCAGCCAGTTCATTTTGCGATTTTCATTTTGCCTTTTGCATTCCATCCATGGACCCCAAAAAAAGCACGATTCTGATCACCGGCGGCGGCTCCGGGCTCGGCGCGGCGACGGCTGAAGCGCTGGTCGACGCCGGCGCCCGCGTGGTGCTGGCCGACATCAACCCCAACGCCGGCACCGATACGGCCCGACGCCTCGGCTCGAGCGCCCTGTTCATCCGCACCGACGTGACCGACGAAGCCAGCGTCCAGGCCGCGATCGACGCCGCGCACGCGCGGCTGGGTGGATTGCACGGGGTGGTGAACTGCGCCGGCGTGGCCATCGCGCAAAAAACGCTCGGCAAGGATGGACCGCACGACCTCGCCTCGTTCAACCGGGTGATCCAGGTCAATCTCGTGGGCACGTTCAACGTGATCCGGCTCGCCGCCGCCTCGATGGCCGAGAACGAACCCAATGAGGAAGGCGAACGCGGCGTGATCATCAATACCGCCTCGGTGGCCGCCTACGACGGTCAGATGGGGCAGGTCGCCTACGCCGCCTCGAAGGGCGGCATCGTCGGGATGACGCTGCCGCTGGCGCGCGATCTGGCCCGAAACGGCATTCGGGTGATGACGATCGCCCCGGGGCTGTTCGACACCCCGCTGCTCGCCGGCCTGCCCGAAAAGGCGCGCCAATCGCTCGGCGAACAGGTGCCCTTCCCCTCCCGGCTCGGCCGACCGATCGAATACGGCCAGCTGGCGCGGCACATCGTCGAGAACCCGATGCTCAACGGCGAGGTCATCCGGCTCGATGGGGCGATCCGCATGGCGCCGCGATGACGCCGTACGAACGCATCCGCGCGCTCCTCGACGACGCCGGCGTCGCCTACCGGCACATCCACCACGAGCCGACGCCCACGTCCGCCGACTCCGCGCGGGCGCGTGGCGAATCCATCGCGATCGGTGCCAAGGCGCTCGTCATGAAGGTGGATGAAACGTTTCGTCTCTTCGTCCTCAGCGCCGCGCTCCGCTCCGACGCCCGCGCCATCCGCCGCTTTTTCGGCGCGAGCAAATCGCGTTTCGCCACCCCCGAGGAATTGCTCGACCTGACCGGGCTGGTGCCGGGATCGGTGCCCCCTTTTGGCCGGCCGGTGCTCGACCTCGATCTGTTCGTGGATCCGTCGGTGTTTGCGAACGAGCGGATGGCATTTAATGCCGGCTCGCTCACCGATTCCATCATCATGGCGCCCGAGGCGTATCGCGCCCTCGCCAACCCGGTGGTTTTCAGCTTCGCGGAAGCCGGCTAGGCCCGTCAGCGGGCGGCCGGCATCGAGACGTGCAGGTGATCGGCGGTGCCGACGTGCCGGAGCGTATTAAAGCCCATCGCCCAGAAATAGAGCCGCACGAGTCCGTTTGCGATCTCGGAGCGGCCGTGGGTTCGGATGTCCACCGCCTCGACGTAGCCGCTGCCCTGTTTGTAGTGGAGCGACTGCTCGCGCACGGGCAGCCCCATCTTTTTGTAATCCGCCGGCGTGCGCCCCGCATCGGTCACCACCAGATCCCGGTTGACCAGCACGAGCGTGCTCGTCGCGATGCGCAGGATCGGGTGCAGGGAGCGGTAGGTGGACCGGACGCTTTCCGTCTTGACGTTCGAGCTCGAGATGTACATCATCGAATAGCCGCTGTACAGGGCGACGATGAGCAGCATCGTCTTGAACACCCGGCCCGACATCTCCCAGCTCCCAAACCAGCGCCGGCGCAGGTACGCCGTGTAGGCGAAGAGCACGAAGCCCGTCACCACGATCCCGCCGGCGATCGCGACCCACGTATGCATCTGCTGCTGGAGGTAGAGGTAGAGCGAGGTGCGCACCAGCAGGATGAACGGCAGCGCCACGAGGGCGAAGACCGTGAACAGCCCGCCCAGGAATCGACTGGACCAGCTGCGCGTCCGTCGACGCGGCGCGGTTGATGCAGGTAAAGTGGCTGTTTGCGGCATGTGGTACGGAATCTCGCCCGGAACTTCAATCCCGGGCATTCGTCGCTACCGGAGCGTGTGTACGCCGGCCTGTTCGTTACGTTCTAACCCCCACCCCATGTTTTTTCGGCTGCTTTTTCTTTTCGTTGCACTCCCGATCCTCGAACTCGCCCTGCTGGTCAAGCTGGGCGAAGTGATCGGGTTCTGGCCCACGATGGGCATCGTCGTCATCACGGGTCTGCTGGGCAGCACGCTGACGCGCCGGCAGGGGCTGACCGTGTGGCGGCAGTTCAACCTCCGGCTCCAGCAGGGGCAGTTGCCCGGCACCGAACTGGTGGACGGGCTCATCATCCTGGTCTCGGGCGCCTTTCTGCTGACCCCCGGCGTCCTCACCGATTTCGCCGGGTTTCTCGGCCTGATCCCTTTCACACGCGCGCTGATCCGCAGTTCGGTCCTGCGGTTTGTCGAACGCCAGCAGAAAACGGGTGCGTTCCAGGTTCGCATGGAGTTCGGCGGCCGGCGATACGATCCTCCGGAGCCGCAGAGCCCCCCGCTCGAATGGCGGGGCACGCCCGTCGAGCGGCCCGGCGACCAGGCCTAGGCCGACCGCACCGCATCTATTCTACCCACCGAGGATTACAAATCTACTCCGAAAGCTCTTCCGGCGCGGGCGAAGAGCGGCTTGATCGTCTCCCAGCGTGATTCCAGCGGCTGGCACGGGCCTTGTAATCGGGGCGGATACCCCTAGAGATCCCCCCCCGGTCCTGTGTTGCAGGCCCTTGCCTTACGTTCACACTGGAGACGCTCTATGAACAAGCCTATGCTCCCCGCTCGATGGCTAGGAATCGTCATCCTCGGATTGTTGTTTTTTAGTCCGTCGCTCCTGCAGGGATGCGACGCGATGATCGGCGACGATCCGAACGCCATCGACCCCGGCGCCGTCGAGCAGGCGGCGCCAGCGCCAACGGAAGTTTTCCGGCACGCCCAGCTACTCGACAAAGCCCGCACGACCCCCGAGCAGGCCGGCAAGGCCGCGGGCGGCGACGCCACCCTGAACCTGGTGCTCGGTCTGTCGACCTACCAGGCCGACGGCATCACGCCCCGCATTGTCAATAAGTTCGACGTGACGCGCCGGCTCTTAAACAAGTTCGGCGACGGCATCACCATCAAGTCGGAGTTGTCGTCCGTTCTGGACGCGCTCACGCTCACCCTGAGCGAGAGCCAGCTCGATTCCCTGATCGCCATGATCCGCAACGATCCGGACCTCTCCTGGCTCGAACCGGACGCCCTCCTCAACGGCGAACTGCCCCAGGGCGATGCATCGCGCACGAAGCGCCGGCAGATGGTATCCTGGAGCGTGCCGGTTGTTGGCGGAGCTTCCAAACCACCCAAACCCCTGGATTCGAATCGGCTCCGCGTTTACGTGATGGATACGGGCGTCAACCCGATCAACGACCTGAACGTGGTGGAGTCCGTCGACTTCACTCCCTACATGGAGCTTCGCGTGCCCGGCGTAAATGTTCTTGAAGGGATGCGGACCATGAACCCCAACCGGGATCGCCCCGACTCGCTGGGTCACGGCACCCATATCGCCGGCATCATCGGTGCGCGCGACAATGACGGCGGCGTGCTCGGGCTCTTCCCGGATGTGCCGATCCACAGCATCAAGGTGATGAACAGCGCCGGCGTGACGGACATGACGGTGCTCCTGAAGGCGGTCGAATACATCCTCCAGGAAAAAGAGGCCAATCCGGATCTCAACATCGTCGTGAACATGAGCCTCGGGGCCGACATCGAATCGCGCCAGTACAACGCGCTCGACTTGGCCATCGCCAAATCGATCGGCGTCGGCATCGTGTACGTGGTGGCGGCCGGCAACGAAGGGGTCGATATGAGCACCTACTCGCCGGCGCACGTCGCCGAAGCCATCACCGTCGCCGCCTACGACCAGCAGAATGTGTTCGCGCCCTACTCGAACTATGGCGCCGGCGTCGACCTGCTCGCGCCCGGCACGGACGTCCTCTCCCTCTCGGCCTTCGGCAGCGACGTGTTGATGCTTTCCAGCGGCACGTCGATGGCTACCCCCCACGTGACCGCGATGGCGGCCCGCTATCTGACGCAGAATCCGGGCAGCTCGGCCAGTGAGGTGCGCGATCGGCTGGTGAGCGGCGCGCGGTATGGCATCCAGGCGGTGCCGGCGAACACCACCGATGGCTCCGTGACCAACTAGGGTGTGTTGACAGTCAATAACCCTTTCGGAACGACCAGCACCAGGGACGCCACCCCGACCAAAGGAAAAAATAAGAAGTAACGCACACCCGAAACTGCAAACGCCAAGCTCCATCCCTTGCCGGCGTTTGCACGTCGACCCATAGCACAGAGAAAGCAGGCCGCAAGGCCTGCTTTCTTCTGTTTTACCCGGGCGCTGCGTCGGTCCAGATGGCGGTTCAGATGGCGGCGTTTCCGGCGTTCTACACGTTAAGAATGCCGCCTGGCGGCCGATCCTTTCCTCATATCCATGGATTCGCAGCCCAATACCCTACGTGCCACTCCCCCGGTCCATACACCGCTATTTGCTTTATGCCGGCCTGGTCTGCTGCCTGTTGCAGCCCCAGGCTGCGCCGGTTTACGGCCAGGAAGCCCTGCGTCTTTCGCCGGAAAAAGCGATCAGCCAGTATGTCTTCGAATCCTGGCACGAGGACGATGGCCTGCCCCAGAGTTCCGTCATGGGCATCGCGCAGACACCCGACGGTTTTCTCTGGCTCGCCACGGATGAAGGACTGGTTCGCTTCGACGGCGTCGCATTCGATACCTTCGACAAGCGGACCGACGACGCCTTCGCGATCAACGACATCGTCACCATCCTGGCGGGTCGCGACAGCGTGTTGTGGATCGGCACCCGTGGCGGCGGCCTGCTTCGGTACGACGGGGCGTTTTCACGGTTCGACGAAGCCAGCGGGCTTACCAGCCATTTTATCACCACCCTGTACGAAGACGCCGCCGGCACCATCTGGGCCGGCACGTACGGAGGCGGTCTGCTCGCCTACCGCGGCCCCGATGGCTTCGAGGCCTACGGCGCGGACGCCGGCCTGCCGGGCGACTTTATCAGCGTAGTAGCCGAGGATCCATCCGGTCAGCTCCTCGTCGGCACCGAGGACGGGATCGTGCGCTGGGATGGCGAACGGTTCGTTCGCGACGACCGCCCGGGCGCGCCCGCCGGCCTCATCAGCACCCTCTACGCCAACCCCGGAGGACGCCTCTGGGCCTCCACCGGCGAGGCCGGCCTGTACCTTCTCGAAAACGGCGCCTGGACCGACTGGACCGATCGTCTGCAACTCGGCGAAGGGTATGTGACGGATATGCTGTCGGACAACGCCGGCAGCACGTGGTTCGCCGCCACCGGTGGCCGGCTTTACCGCCTCGCCGGCAACGGCTTCGAGCCGTTCACCTCCGAAAAGGAATTCGCCACCAACGACCTGACGTCGCTGTTTCAGGATCGGGAGGGCAGTCTCTGGGTGGGCTCCCGCTTCGGGGGGCTCCACCGGCTTCGCAGCGGCAAGTTCACGCCGCTGGGCATGCCGGAAGGGCTGCCGAACGACCACGTCGCCTCGGTCTACGAGGCCCCGGACGGCTCGATGTGGTTCGGGACGGCCGAAGGAGCGGCCCGGATGCGGCCCGACGGGACGATCGAGCGGATCTCCACCGCCGAGGGCCTCGGGAGCGACGAGGTGCTGGCCATCATCGGCGATCGGGCCGGCAGGGTCTGGATCGGCACCTACGGCGGCGGTCTGGCGCAATGGGATAACGGCCGCATTACGCGGTATACGACCGAGCAGGGGTTGGTCAGCGACAACATCTTCGCCCTCTTCGTCGCGCCGGACGATGCCCTCTGGATCGGCACCGACGCCGGCGTGGGACGCCTGGAACGCGGCGCCCTCACATCCATCACCAGCGCCGACGGGCTCTCGAGCGACTTTATCACCGCCTTCGCCGCCGGCGCCGACGGCAGCGTATGGATCGGCACGTACGACTCCGGCATCAACCGGTACCTCGACGGCGCGATCACCGCCGTGAACATGGAAAGCGGGCTGAGCAGCGACGCCGTGCTCGCCCTCCACGGCGACGCGGGGGGCGACCTCTGGATCGGCACGTACGGTGGGGGCCTCAACCGCTTGCGCGGCAATGACATCGTGGCCGTCACCCAACGGCAGGGGCTGTACAACGACAACGTATACGTCATCCTGGAAGACGCCGAAGCACGGCTCTGGATGACCTGCAACAAGGGCGTATTCCGGATCGACAAGGCCGATTTCGAGCGGCTGGCCGCCGGCGACACGACGGCTATCGCCGGCGTCGCGTTCGACCGCTCCGACGGCCTGCGCAATGCGGAAGGCCTCGGCGGGCAGCAGCCCGCCGGCTGGCGCTCGCGCGACGGTCGGCTCTGGTTCACCACCATCGCCGGCGCCGCCGTGATCGACCCGGCCGCGATCCCCTCGAACACCCTGCCCCCGCCCATCGCGATCACCGGGCTGTTCATCGACGACCGGGCCGTCGCCATCGATTCCACCATCACGATCCCCCCGGGCTCGCACAAACTGCGATTCGCCTATACCGCAACGAGCCTCATCAATCCGCACCGCGTCGCGTTTCAAACCATGCTGTCGGGCGCCGACGTTACCTGGGCCGAGCCGACGACGCGGCGGGAATCGTTTTACACCAACCTGGCCCCCGGCGACTACGCCTTCCATGTCCGCGCGCGAAACGACGACGGCGTATGGAACCATCGCGCCGCAAAATTGAGCCTGTATCTGGAGCCGTACTTTTATCAGACCCTCTGGTTCAGGCTGCTGTGTCTCGCCGGACTGATCGGCGGCGTCTTCCTCGCCTATCGCGTGCGCATGCTCCAGATGAAGGCGCGCCAGGAGGAACTGGAGCGCACCGTGGAAGAGCGCACCCACGATCTGCGTATCGAAAAAGAACGCACCGAAAAAGCCAAGGAAGTCATTGAGGCGCAGGCTGATAAACTCCGCGAGCTGGACCGTTTCAAGACCCGCTTCTTCGCCAACCTCTCGCACGAATTCCGAACCCCGCTGACGATGATCATCGGGCCGCTGGAAAACCTCATTTCCGGGGCGTACGGTTCGGTCAGCGAGGCGGCCGTCCGCCAGGGGCATATCATGCTCCGCAACGCGCAGCGGCTCCTTCGCCTGATCAACCAGCTGCTCGATCTGTCGAAACTCGAAGCCGGCAAGATGGAGCTGCGATCCCGCGAGCGCAACATCGTGCCTTTCGTCGAGGGCATCGTCTACTCGTGCCTCCCCCTCGCCGAAACCAAAAAGATCGCGCTCAACTTTACCAGCGACATCGAACAGGCGCCCCTGCATTTCGAGCCGGACAAGCTGGAAAAGGTATTCTTCAACCTGCTCTCGAACGCACTCAAGTTCACGCCGGCGGAAGGAACGATCGACGTGACCGTCACCGATCTGCCGACACCGACCGCCGCGATGCGGGAAGGGGCAATCCAGATCGCTGTGCGCGATACTGGCAAGGGCATCCCCGAGGGTGACCTGCCGCACGTGTTCGATCGCTTCCATCAGGTGGACGGATCCAACACGCGCGAGCATGAGGGCACCGGCATCGGACTGGCCCTCGTCCAAGAACTGGTGCTCCTCCACAAGGGGGAGATCGAGGTGGAAAGCACGCTCGGGGTCGGGACGACGTTCACGGTGCGCTTCCCGAAAGGCAAGGCGCACCTCAAGCCGGAAGAGATCGCGGTCGACAGCGACATCCCCGAGGCCATGCTGGCGCGCGGCGCGCTGACCGAACTGGCCATCGAGGGCGCCGACCTGGATCATGAGCCGCCCGCCGAAGCCGGCGATACGCCCGCTCCGGTAGCCAAGTCCGACAAGCTGGTCCTGGTCGTGGAAGACAACCCCGACGTCCGCGAATACGTTGCCGGCATTCTGGAGGCGACGTACCGGGTGATCACCGCCGTCGACGGGGTCGACGGGCTCGACAAGGCGCGGACGCAGATGCCCGACCTGATCGTGAGCGACGTGATGATGCCGCGGATGGACGGCAACGAGATGTGCCGGCGGCTCAAGGAAGATCCGCGCTTCAATCACATCCCCATCATGCTCCTCACGGCGCGCGCCACGAACGACCTCCGGATCGAGGGCCTCGAAGCCCGCGCCGACGACTTCCTCGCCAAGCCGTTTAATGCGCGCGAGTTGATGACCCGCGTGGCCAACCTGCTCATCCTGCGCGAGCAGGAAAAGGAGCTCAAGCGCCTGAACGAGCACCTCGAAGTGGAAGTCGCCAACCAGCTCGAATTGATTCTCTCCGAACGGCTCAAATACGAGGCGGAGCTGCTGGTGGCGAAGGAGGAAGCCGAGCGCTCCTCCCGGCTCAAGTCGAGCATCCTCGACAACGTCAATCACGAGTTCCGGACGCCGATCGCCGGCATCGTCGGCAGCAGCGACCTGCTGGCGAT
This window encodes:
- a CDS encoding creatininase family protein; translation: MRPYLIAEVTWKFVQENPYAVIVLPWGATEAHNYHLPYATDNIQNDYVAAEAARIAWAKGARVGVLPNIPFGVNTGQLDITLDINMNPSTQFAVLRDVVDALARQGIPKLVVLNGHGGNDFKQMLRELQPQFPGIFLCTMNWYSAEPWTPYFEDLGDHAGELETSVMMHIAPELVRPLSEAGDGRQHPFKIRALREKWAWAQRDWLKATDDTGAGDPARATPEKGARYVAAVTERIAGFFVELAAADTSDLYE
- a CDS encoding 3-hydroxyacyl-CoA dehydrogenase, encoding MDPKKSTILITGGGSGLGAATAEALVDAGARVVLADINPNAGTDTARRLGSSALFIRTDVTDEASVQAAIDAAHARLGGLHGVVNCAGVAIAQKTLGKDGPHDLASFNRVIQVNLVGTFNVIRLAAASMAENEPNEEGERGVIINTASVAAYDGQMGQVAYAASKGGIVGMTLPLARDLARNGIRVMTIAPGLFDTPLLAGLPEKARQSLGEQVPFPSRLGRPIEYGQLARHIVENPMLNGEVIRLDGAIRMAPR
- a CDS encoding YbaK/EbsC family protein, translating into MTPYERIRALLDDAGVAYRHIHHEPTPTSADSARARGESIAIGAKALVMKVDETFRLFVLSAALRSDARAIRRFFGASKSRFATPEELLDLTGLVPGSVPPFGRPVLDLDLFVDPSVFANERMAFNAGSLTDSIIMAPEAYRALANPVVFSFAEAG
- a CDS encoding FxsA family protein — translated: MFFRLLFLFVALPILELALLVKLGEVIGFWPTMGIVVITGLLGSTLTRRQGLTVWRQFNLRLQQGQLPGTELVDGLIILVSGAFLLTPGVLTDFAGFLGLIPFTRALIRSSVLRFVERQQKTGAFQVRMEFGGRRYDPPEPQSPPLEWRGTPVERPGDQA
- a CDS encoding S8 family serine peptidase, coding for MLPARWLGIVILGLLFFSPSLLQGCDAMIGDDPNAIDPGAVEQAAPAPTEVFRHAQLLDKARTTPEQAGKAAGGDATLNLVLGLSTYQADGITPRIVNKFDVTRRLLNKFGDGITIKSELSSVLDALTLTLSESQLDSLIAMIRNDPDLSWLEPDALLNGELPQGDASRTKRRQMVSWSVPVVGGASKPPKPLDSNRLRVYVMDTGVNPINDLNVVESVDFTPYMELRVPGVNVLEGMRTMNPNRDRPDSLGHGTHIAGIIGARDNDGGVLGLFPDVPIHSIKVMNSAGVTDMTVLLKAVEYILQEKEANPDLNIVVNMSLGADIESRQYNALDLAIAKSIGVGIVYVVAAGNEGVDMSTYSPAHVAEAITVAAYDQQNVFAPYSNYGAGVDLLAPGTDVLSLSAFGSDVLMLSSGTSMATPHVTAMAARYLTQNPGSSASEVRDRLVSGARYGIQAVPANTTDGSVTN
- a CDS encoding ATP-binding protein; this translates as MPLPRSIHRYLLYAGLVCCLLQPQAAPVYGQEALRLSPEKAISQYVFESWHEDDGLPQSSVMGIAQTPDGFLWLATDEGLVRFDGVAFDTFDKRTDDAFAINDIVTILAGRDSVLWIGTRGGGLLRYDGAFSRFDEASGLTSHFITTLYEDAAGTIWAGTYGGGLLAYRGPDGFEAYGADAGLPGDFISVVAEDPSGQLLVGTEDGIVRWDGERFVRDDRPGAPAGLISTLYANPGGRLWASTGEAGLYLLENGAWTDWTDRLQLGEGYVTDMLSDNAGSTWFAATGGRLYRLAGNGFEPFTSEKEFATNDLTSLFQDREGSLWVGSRFGGLHRLRSGKFTPLGMPEGLPNDHVASVYEAPDGSMWFGTAEGAARMRPDGTIERISTAEGLGSDEVLAIIGDRAGRVWIGTYGGGLAQWDNGRITRYTTEQGLVSDNIFALFVAPDDALWIGTDAGVGRLERGALTSITSADGLSSDFITAFAAGADGSVWIGTYDSGINRYLDGAITAVNMESGLSSDAVLALHGDAGGDLWIGTYGGGLNRLRGNDIVAVTQRQGLYNDNVYVILEDAEARLWMTCNKGVFRIDKADFERLAAGDTTAIAGVAFDRSDGLRNAEGLGGQQPAGWRSRDGRLWFTTIAGAAVIDPAAIPSNTLPPPIAITGLFIDDRAVAIDSTITIPPGSHKLRFAYTATSLINPHRVAFQTMLSGADVTWAEPTTRRESFYTNLAPGDYAFHVRARNDDGVWNHRAAKLSLYLEPYFYQTLWFRLLCLAGLIGGVFLAYRVRMLQMKARQEELERTVEERTHDLRIEKERTEKAKEVIEAQADKLRELDRFKTRFFANLSHEFRTPLTMIIGPLENLISGAYGSVSEAAVRQGHIMLRNAQRLLRLINQLLDLSKLEAGKMELRSRERNIVPFVEGIVYSCLPLAETKKIALNFTSDIEQAPLHFEPDKLEKVFFNLLSNALKFTPAEGTIDVTVTDLPTPTAAMREGAIQIAVRDTGKGIPEGDLPHVFDRFHQVDGSNTREHEGTGIGLALVQELVLLHKGEIEVESTLGVGTTFTVRFPKGKAHLKPEEIAVDSDIPEAMLARGALTELAIEGADLDHEPPAEAGDTPAPVAKSDKLVLVVEDNPDVREYVAGILEATYRVITAVDGVDGLDKARTQMPDLIVSDVMMPRMDGNEMCRRLKEDPRFNHIPIMLLTARATNDLRIEGLEARADDFLAKPFNARELMTRVANLLILREQEKELKRLNEHLEVEVANQLELILSERLKYEAELLVAKEEAERSSRLKSSILDNVNHEFRTPIAGIVGSSDLLAMEVPEDLRELVDIIKISADRLMRTLNAVVELGALESESYVLHPYQTDVLDVLEEVLEQQFVRARSKDLDLQYQVNDESLPAVIDPMALRRVFELIIDNAIKFTTEGSINVHVESDSDVVQIRVQDTGVGMDAEFMQHVFEAFVQESNGMTRDYEGCGIGLTIAHRLIDKMGGQIRIESEKGVGSTFTVEIPARAGKSLANTEMVYN